From one Microbacterium aurum genomic stretch:
- a CDS encoding riboflavin synthase, translating to MFTGIIEERGTVTAVAPSGDGVRLTVQGPLVVSDAHQGDSIAVSGVCLTVVDQGEDWFTADVMRQSLDMSTLGALTPGSPVNLERAVATHTRLGGHIVQGHVDGTGEVLEVRPGAQWQVIRFRMPRELAPLVVDKGSITVEGVSLTVSAVSAADEADPWFEVSLIPETLQVTTLGARTVGDRVNLETDILARHVQRLLAFTAPQTPTTEGGSR from the coding sequence ATGTTCACCGGAATCATCGAAGAACGCGGCACCGTCACCGCCGTCGCGCCCTCGGGCGACGGGGTCCGCCTCACCGTGCAGGGACCGCTCGTCGTCTCCGACGCGCACCAGGGCGACTCGATCGCCGTCAGCGGCGTGTGCCTCACCGTCGTCGACCAGGGCGAGGACTGGTTCACCGCCGACGTCATGCGCCAGTCGCTGGACATGTCGACGCTCGGCGCGCTGACGCCGGGATCCCCGGTCAACCTCGAACGCGCCGTCGCGACGCACACCCGGCTCGGCGGCCACATCGTGCAGGGGCACGTCGACGGCACCGGCGAGGTGCTCGAGGTGCGGCCCGGTGCGCAGTGGCAGGTGATCCGGTTCCGGATGCCGCGTGAGCTTGCTCCCCTCGTCGTGGACAAGGGCTCGATCACGGTCGAGGGCGTCTCCCTCACCGTCAGCGCGGTGTCCGCCGCCGACGAGGCCGACCCGTGGTTCGAGGTGTCGCTCATCCCCGAGACCCTCCAGGTCACGACCCTCGGCGCCCGCACGGTCGGCGACCGCGTGAACCTCGAGACCGACATCCTCGCGCGCCACGTGCAGCGACTGCTCGCCTTCACCGCCCCGCAGACCCCCACCACCGAAGGAGGCTCCCGATGA
- a CDS encoding ABC transporter permease: MTVRQAQGPRPEAETPTVARRGGVRALWAGNPGAVVQRGLIAARSSSWVVVLSGFFEPVFFLLSMGIGLGAFIGDVQVTQGVTVPYAAFIAPALLAVSAMNGAIYDSTWNVFFKLNYGKLYEGMLSTSLGPLDVALGEILYALLRGLAYATGFMIVMQLIGLNLSWTALLALPAVVLIAFGFASLGMAITSYMKTFQQMDWINFVMLPMFLFSATFYPISVYPGWVQQIVMALPLWHGVELIRGLTTGILSAGMLWHVLYYVVMIAVGLVFTTKRLRALFLD, translated from the coding sequence ATGACCGTTCGACAGGCTCAGGGACCGCGACCGGAGGCCGAGACGCCGACGGTCGCGCGCCGCGGCGGCGTCCGCGCGCTGTGGGCGGGCAATCCCGGCGCCGTCGTGCAGCGCGGCCTCATCGCGGCGCGCTCGTCGAGCTGGGTGGTCGTGCTGTCGGGCTTCTTCGAGCCGGTGTTCTTCCTGCTGTCGATGGGCATCGGGCTCGGCGCCTTCATCGGCGACGTGCAGGTCACGCAGGGCGTGACGGTGCCCTACGCCGCGTTCATCGCGCCGGCGCTGCTGGCGGTCTCGGCGATGAACGGCGCGATCTACGACTCGACGTGGAACGTCTTCTTCAAGCTGAACTACGGCAAGCTCTACGAGGGGATGCTGTCGACCTCGCTCGGTCCGCTCGACGTCGCCCTCGGCGAGATCCTCTACGCGCTGCTGCGCGGCCTCGCCTACGCCACCGGCTTCATGATCGTCATGCAGCTGATCGGGCTGAATCTGTCGTGGACGGCGCTGCTGGCCCTTCCCGCGGTCGTCCTGATCGCCTTCGGGTTCGCGAGCCTCGGGATGGCGATCACGAGCTACATGAAGACGTTCCAGCAGATGGACTGGATCAACTTCGTCATGCTCCCGATGTTCCTCTTCTCGGCGACGTTCTACCCGATCTCGGTCTACCCCGGCTGGGTGCAGCAGATCGTGATGGCGCTCCCGCTCTGGCATGGCGTCGAGCTCATCCGCGGGCTCACCACCGGCATTCTCTCTGCGGGCATGCTCTGGCACGTCCTCTACTACGTCGTCATGATCGCGGTCGGCCTCGTCTTCACGACCAAGCGGCTGCGGGCGCTGTTCCTGGACTGA
- the ribH gene encoding 6,7-dimethyl-8-ribityllumazine synthase, with protein MSGHGAPQTEPIDAAGLQVVVVAGSWHDVITDGLIAGAQRVLDASGASWRLERVPGSFELPVAAKAALDAGADAVVALGVIIRGGTPHFEFVSSAATDGLTRVALDTGKPVGFGVLTLDDEQQGLDRAGLAGSKEDKGAEAADAALRTALLLRRLRA; from the coding sequence ATGAGCGGCCACGGAGCCCCCCAGACCGAGCCGATCGACGCCGCCGGCCTGCAGGTCGTCGTCGTCGCGGGCTCGTGGCACGACGTGATCACCGACGGCCTCATCGCCGGCGCGCAGCGCGTGCTCGACGCCTCCGGCGCTTCGTGGCGGCTCGAGCGCGTGCCGGGGTCGTTCGAGCTGCCCGTCGCCGCGAAGGCGGCGCTGGATGCCGGCGCCGACGCCGTCGTGGCCCTCGGTGTCATCATCCGCGGCGGCACGCCGCACTTCGAGTTCGTCTCCTCCGCCGCCACCGATGGCCTCACCCGGGTGGCTCTCGACACCGGCAAGCCGGTCGGCTTCGGCGTGCTGACCCTCGACGACGAGCAGCAGGGCCTCGACCGCGCCGGGCTCGCCGGCTCGAAGGAGGACAAGGGCGCCGAGGCCGCCGACGCGGCCCTGCGCACCGCCCTGCTCCTTCGCCGCCTGCGCGCCTGA
- a CDS encoding bifunctional 3,4-dihydroxy-2-butanone-4-phosphate synthase/GTP cyclohydrolase II: protein MSLSTIPDALDALRAGRPVIVADDENRENEGDIILSAELATPEWLAWTIRWSSGFLCAPMPAEWADRLDLPPMVAVNEDSRGTAYTVSVDAADRVSTGISAADRSHTLNVLADPASTPSSVIRPGHILPLRAVDGGVRERAGHTEAGVELMKLAGLQPVAAIGEVVAEDGSMMRMPGLLEMGEREGIPVITIEQLIAHLDGQAPAAATSEHAPRRRVSLRAEAQVPTSHGTFRFLAYKDRVTGTDHIAVVSGDLTEEAPLVRVHSECLTGEAFGSLKCECGPQLDAALDAIEQDGGVVVYMRGHEGRGIGLINKLRAYSLQERGLDTVDANLALGLPADARDYAAAAGILADLGVDKLRLLTNNTDKVAQLRSLGLDIVEQVPLLVGVGANNHQYLATKRDRMGHIIGADELEEALAHSTHPEEHA, encoded by the coding sequence ATGAGCCTTTCCACCATCCCCGACGCCCTCGACGCACTGCGCGCCGGGCGGCCCGTCATCGTCGCGGACGATGAGAACCGAGAGAACGAGGGCGACATCATCCTGTCCGCCGAGCTCGCGACGCCCGAGTGGCTCGCGTGGACCATCCGCTGGTCCAGCGGATTCCTGTGCGCGCCCATGCCCGCCGAATGGGCCGATCGGCTCGACCTGCCGCCGATGGTCGCCGTCAACGAGGACTCCCGCGGCACCGCGTACACCGTGAGTGTGGATGCCGCCGACCGCGTCTCCACGGGCATCAGCGCCGCCGACCGGTCGCACACCCTGAACGTGCTGGCCGACCCGGCATCCACCCCCTCCTCGGTCATCCGACCGGGACACATCCTGCCGCTCCGCGCCGTCGACGGCGGCGTGCGCGAGCGCGCCGGGCACACCGAGGCGGGCGTCGAGCTCATGAAGCTCGCGGGCCTGCAGCCGGTCGCCGCGATCGGCGAGGTCGTCGCGGAAGACGGCTCGATGATGCGGATGCCGGGGCTGCTCGAGATGGGCGAGCGCGAGGGCATCCCGGTCATCACGATCGAGCAGCTCATCGCGCACCTGGACGGTCAGGCCCCCGCGGCGGCGACCTCCGAGCACGCGCCGCGCCGCCGCGTGAGCCTGCGCGCCGAGGCGCAGGTGCCGACCTCGCACGGCACCTTCCGGTTCCTCGCGTACAAGGACCGCGTGACCGGCACCGACCACATCGCCGTCGTCTCGGGCGATCTCACCGAGGAGGCGCCGCTCGTGCGGGTGCACTCGGAGTGCCTCACCGGCGAGGCCTTCGGGTCGCTCAAGTGCGAGTGCGGTCCGCAGCTGGACGCCGCGCTGGACGCCATCGAGCAGGACGGCGGCGTCGTCGTCTACATGCGCGGGCACGAGGGCCGCGGCATCGGGCTCATCAACAAGCTGCGGGCCTACAGCCTGCAGGAGCGGGGCCTGGACACCGTCGACGCGAACCTGGCCCTGGGCCTCCCGGCGGATGCCCGCGACTACGCGGCGGCGGCCGGCATCCTCGCCGACCTCGGCGTCGACAAGCTGCGCCTGCTCACCAACAACACCGACAAGGTCGCCCAGCTGCGATCGCTCGGCCTCGACATCGTCGAGCAGGTGCCGCTGCTGGTCGGCGTCGGCGCGAACAACCACCAGTACCTGGCCACCAAGCGCGACCGCATGGGCCACATCATCGGCGCCGACGAACTCGAGGAAGCCCTCGCCCACAGCACCCACCCGGAGGAGCACGCATGA
- the glpK gene encoding glycerol kinase GlpK — MPDHVIALDQGTTSTRAIVFDRTGASVGSAQQEHQQIFPRAGRVEHDAAEIWQNTRHVLEAALESSGQDAAAIAAVGVTNQRETVIVWDRRTGEPVHNALVWQDTRTQPRIDRLIAQRGVDAFAEQTGLPLATYFSASKIAWILDNVEGARERAAQGELLFGTPDTWVVWNLTGGADGGIHITDVTNASRTLLMDLRTLDWADELLEVWNIPRAMLPEIRSSSEVFGEVREPAALAGVPIAGILGDQQAATFGQTAFDAGESKNTYGTGNFLLVGTGTEIVRSRAGLITTVAYRCGDEPPRYALEGSIAVTGSLIQWLRDNLGIIGSSEEVEELAASVDDNGGAYFVPAFSGLFAPYWRPEARGTLVGLTRYVTKAHIARSALEATAFQSRDVIEAVVADAGRPLTELRVDGGMTRNDLLMQFQADILGIPVVRPKVVETTALGAAYAAGLAVGLWSGLDELRGHWQEDVRFEPRMGADERTRRYRQWKKAVGKSIDWVDDDARILMGTEDPPPVVE, encoded by the coding sequence GTGCCAGACCATGTGATCGCGCTCGATCAGGGGACCACGTCCACCCGGGCGATCGTGTTCGACCGCACCGGTGCGAGCGTCGGCTCCGCCCAGCAGGAGCACCAGCAGATCTTCCCCCGTGCCGGCCGGGTCGAGCACGACGCCGCCGAGATCTGGCAGAACACGCGGCACGTCCTCGAGGCGGCGCTGGAATCGTCGGGTCAGGATGCCGCGGCCATCGCCGCGGTGGGCGTCACCAACCAGCGTGAGACCGTGATCGTCTGGGACCGTCGCACCGGGGAGCCGGTGCACAACGCCCTGGTCTGGCAGGACACCCGCACCCAGCCGCGCATCGACCGTCTCATCGCGCAGCGCGGCGTCGACGCCTTCGCCGAACAGACCGGTCTGCCGCTGGCCACCTACTTCTCGGCGTCGAAGATCGCCTGGATCCTCGACAACGTCGAGGGTGCCCGCGAGCGGGCCGCACAGGGCGAGCTGCTGTTCGGCACCCCCGACACCTGGGTCGTCTGGAATCTGACCGGCGGGGCGGACGGCGGCATCCACATCACCGACGTCACCAACGCCAGCCGCACTCTGCTGATGGACCTGCGGACCCTCGACTGGGCCGACGAGCTGCTCGAGGTGTGGAACATCCCGCGGGCGATGCTGCCGGAGATCCGCTCCTCCTCCGAGGTGTTCGGCGAGGTGCGCGAGCCGGCGGCGCTGGCGGGCGTGCCGATCGCGGGGATCCTCGGTGACCAGCAGGCGGCGACGTTCGGTCAGACCGCGTTCGACGCGGGGGAGTCGAAGAACACCTACGGCACCGGCAACTTCCTGCTGGTCGGCACCGGCACCGAGATCGTCCGCTCGCGCGCCGGACTCATCACCACCGTCGCCTATCGCTGCGGCGACGAGCCGCCCCGGTACGCCCTGGAGGGCTCGATCGCCGTCACCGGCTCGCTCATCCAGTGGCTGCGCGACAACCTCGGCATCATCGGCTCCTCGGAAGAGGTCGAGGAACTCGCGGCATCCGTCGACGACAACGGCGGCGCCTACTTCGTGCCCGCCTTCTCCGGACTGTTCGCGCCGTACTGGCGGCCCGAGGCGCGCGGCACCCTCGTGGGGCTCACGCGCTACGTGACGAAGGCGCACATCGCCCGCTCCGCGCTGGAGGCGACGGCCTTCCAGAGCCGGGACGTCATCGAGGCCGTCGTCGCCGACGCCGGGCGCCCCCTGACCGAACTGCGCGTAGACGGCGGCATGACGCGCAACGACCTGCTCATGCAGTTCCAGGCCGACATCCTCGGGATCCCCGTCGTGCGGCCGAAGGTCGTCGAGACGACGGCGCTCGGCGCGGCGTATGCGGCGGGACTCGCCGTCGGACTCTGGTCGGGGCTGGACGAGCTGCGCGGGCACTGGCAGGAGGATGTGCGCTTCGAGCCCCGCATGGGCGCCGACGAGCGCACTCGCCGCTATCGGCAGTGGAAGAAGGCGGTCGGCAAGTCGATCGACTGGGTGGATGACGACGCCCGCATCCTCATGGGCACCGAGGATCCGCCTCCGGTGGTCGAGTAG
- a CDS encoding glycerol-3-phosphate dehydrogenase/oxidase produces the protein MTDTARRTTQTLAERPYADVLIIGGGINGLATLRDLALQGVDVALVERGDFVSGASAASSHMIHGGIRYLENGEFRLVHEAVTERNALLKTAPHYVRPLQTTIPIYSTFSGVLSAPLRFLRHSAGQHRERGAALIKIGLVIYDSFSRGGGLLGKGTVPRHAFHGRKRSLEQLPQLNPGVRYTATYWDASLRDPERLALDVLRDGLAAGGDRARAANYTEAVGADGGKVTLRDGVTGEEFAFTASVVVNASGPWTDLTNLALGDPTHYMGGTKGSHIVLEHEELLAATGGCELFFEHSDGRIVLIYPLKGRVLVGTTDLEHDMREPIVCTEAEIDYFFELIAHVFPGIAVDRSQIVYRFAGVRPLPGHGDLAPGFVSRDYRIEAERLPGADAPTVLSLVGGKWTTFRASAAHLTDRVLELLARPRLRSTKGLPIGGGAGFPTSERARRQWVAAHADRVGFDRAAVLLDRYGTGAAEVIAAIGDDDTPLRTVPSYSRDELRHLAATELVVHLADVLLRRTAIAFLGAATREAAVEVAEVIAPVLGWDAGAQAAEVDQALAAVHAADPASGPATAPADAGAPSPAR, from the coding sequence ATGACCGACACTGCACGCCGAACGACCCAGACCCTCGCGGAGCGCCCCTACGCGGACGTGCTGATCATCGGCGGCGGCATCAACGGGCTCGCGACGCTGCGCGACCTGGCGCTGCAGGGCGTCGATGTCGCCCTCGTCGAGCGGGGCGATTTCGTCAGTGGGGCATCGGCGGCGTCGAGCCACATGATCCACGGCGGCATCCGCTACCTGGAGAACGGCGAGTTCCGGCTCGTGCACGAAGCGGTGACCGAGCGCAACGCCCTGCTGAAGACCGCGCCGCACTACGTCCGCCCGCTGCAGACGACGATCCCGATCTACTCGACGTTCTCGGGCGTGCTCTCGGCGCCGTTGCGCTTCCTGCGTCACAGTGCGGGACAGCACCGCGAGCGCGGCGCCGCGCTCATCAAGATCGGCCTCGTGATCTACGACTCCTTCTCCCGCGGCGGCGGACTGCTCGGCAAGGGCACGGTGCCGCGCCACGCGTTCCACGGTCGCAAGAGGTCGCTCGAGCAGCTGCCGCAGCTGAACCCGGGCGTGCGGTACACCGCGACGTACTGGGACGCCTCCCTGCGCGACCCGGAGCGTCTGGCGCTCGACGTCCTCCGCGACGGCCTCGCCGCCGGCGGCGACCGCGCCCGCGCCGCCAACTACACCGAGGCCGTCGGCGCGGACGGGGGCAAGGTGACGCTGCGCGACGGCGTCACCGGCGAGGAGTTCGCGTTCACGGCATCCGTCGTCGTCAATGCCTCCGGGCCGTGGACCGACCTCACCAACCTCGCCCTCGGCGACCCGACCCACTACATGGGCGGCACGAAGGGATCGCACATCGTGCTCGAGCACGAGGAGCTGCTGGCGGCCACCGGCGGGTGTGAGCTGTTCTTCGAACACTCCGACGGCCGCATCGTGCTCATCTATCCGCTGAAGGGCCGCGTGCTCGTGGGCACCACCGACCTCGAGCACGACATGCGCGAGCCCATCGTGTGCACCGAGGCCGAGATCGACTACTTCTTCGAGCTCATCGCGCACGTCTTCCCGGGCATCGCCGTCGACCGTTCGCAGATCGTCTACCGCTTCGCGGGCGTGCGCCCGCTGCCGGGCCACGGCGACCTCGCCCCCGGATTCGTCTCGCGCGACTATCGCATCGAGGCCGAGCGGCTGCCCGGCGCCGACGCGCCCACCGTGCTGAGCCTCGTCGGGGGCAAGTGGACGACGTTCCGCGCGTCGGCGGCGCACCTCACCGACCGCGTCCTGGAGTTGCTGGCGCGCCCGCGCCTGCGCAGCACGAAGGGGCTGCCGATCGGCGGCGGTGCGGGCTTCCCGACCTCCGAGCGAGCGCGACGGCAGTGGGTCGCCGCGCACGCCGATCGGGTCGGGTTCGACCGTGCCGCCGTGCTGCTCGACCGCTACGGCACGGGAGCCGCCGAGGTCATCGCCGCGATCGGCGACGACGACACGCCGCTGCGCACCGTGCCGAGCTACAGCCGCGACGAGCTGCGCCACCTCGCCGCCACCGAGCTCGTCGTGCACCTGGCCGACGTTCTCCTGCGCCGCACCGCGATCGCGTTCCTCGGGGCGGCGACCCGCGAGGCGGCCGTCGAGGTCGCCGAGGTGATCGCCCCCGTGCTCGGGTGGGATGCCGGTGCCCAGGCCGCCGAGGTCGACCAGGCCCTGGCCGCCGTGCACGCGGCCGACCCCGCGTCCGGTCCCGCGACCGCGCCCGCCGACGCGGGCGCGCCGAGCCCGGCGCGGTAG
- a CDS encoding MFS transporter encodes MSTASAAPTAPANPRSRVITASLIGTTIEFYDFYVYATAAVLVFPVLFFPTGNDTTSLLSSFAVFGAAMVARPIGAVIFGHFGDRFGRKATLVGSLLTMGVATFLIGCLPTFHDIGWWAALLLLILRLFQGFALGGEWSGAALVATENAPKGKRAWYGTFPQLGAPIGFIIANTVFLVIYFALPHPDGAGLQSEAFLAWGWRVPFLFSAVMVIVGLWVRLKLVESETFSAAEKKGALRRFPLGEVIRSNWKNLILGTFIMLATYVLFYLMTSFTLAYGTKAADAPVPGLGFGYTDFVIMQIVGVVFFGIFTLLSGPVADSVGRRKLLIWITVGIGVFGLLFNVFLLPQADPKFTGALTQAFLVFGFMLMGATFGPMGALLPELFPTNVRYTGSAVSYNVSSILGAALAPIVATALWAAAGGSPWLVGVYLTGSAVLTLIALWLSKETKDVDYDTNIGLGETASL; translated from the coding sequence ATGTCCACAGCATCCGCGGCTCCCACCGCCCCCGCCAACCCCCGCTCGCGCGTCATCACCGCGAGCCTCATCGGCACGACGATCGAGTTCTACGACTTCTACGTCTACGCGACCGCCGCTGTCCTCGTCTTCCCCGTCCTGTTCTTCCCGACCGGCAACGACACCACGTCGCTGCTGTCGTCGTTCGCCGTCTTCGGCGCCGCGATGGTCGCCCGCCCGATCGGCGCCGTCATCTTCGGCCACTTCGGTGACCGCTTCGGTCGCAAGGCGACCCTCGTCGGGTCATTGCTCACGATGGGCGTCGCGACCTTCCTCATCGGCTGCCTCCCGACCTTCCACGACATCGGCTGGTGGGCGGCGCTGCTGCTGTTGATCCTGCGCCTGTTCCAGGGCTTCGCCCTCGGCGGGGAGTGGTCGGGCGCGGCGCTCGTGGCCACCGAGAACGCCCCGAAGGGCAAGCGCGCCTGGTACGGCACGTTCCCGCAGCTGGGCGCCCCGATCGGCTTCATCATCGCCAACACGGTGTTCCTCGTGATCTACTTCGCGCTGCCGCACCCGGACGGCGCGGGCCTGCAGTCCGAGGCCTTCCTCGCGTGGGGATGGCGCGTGCCGTTCCTCTTCTCGGCCGTCATGGTCATCGTCGGTCTGTGGGTGCGGCTGAAGCTCGTCGAGTCGGAGACCTTCTCGGCCGCCGAGAAGAAGGGCGCGCTGCGCCGCTTCCCGCTGGGCGAGGTCATCCGCAGCAACTGGAAGAACCTCATCCTCGGCACGTTCATCATGCTGGCGACGTACGTGCTGTTCTACCTCATGACGAGCTTCACCCTCGCGTACGGCACGAAGGCGGCGGATGCCCCCGTGCCCGGCCTCGGGTTCGGCTACACCGACTTCGTCATCATGCAGATCGTCGGCGTCGTGTTCTTCGGCATCTTCACGCTGCTCTCGGGCCCCGTCGCCGACTCCGTCGGACGCCGGAAGCTGCTCATCTGGATCACGGTCGGCATCGGTGTGTTCGGCCTGCTGTTCAACGTGTTCCTGCTGCCGCAGGCCGACCCGAAGTTCACCGGCGCGCTCACGCAGGCGTTCCTCGTGTTCGGCTTCATGCTCATGGGCGCGACGTTCGGCCCGATGGGGGCGCTCCTGCCGGAGCTCTTCCCGACGAACGTCCGCTACACCGGCTCGGCCGTCTCGTACAACGTGTCGTCGATCCTCGGCGCAGCGCTCGCGCCCATCGTCGCGACGGCGCTGTGGGCTGCCGCCGGCGGATCGCCGTGGCTCGTCGGCGTCTACCTCACCGGCTCGGCGGTCCTCACGCTCATCGCGCTGTGGCTGTCGAAGGAGACGAAGGACGTCGACTACGACACCAACATCGGGCTCGGCGAGACCGCCTCGCTGTAA
- a CDS encoding Fpg/Nei family DNA glycosylase has protein sequence MPEMPEVQGLVDFLAGRAAGLEITKVTVASIAVLKTYDPPIDALTGTTGVGASRRGKFVDLATSSQGADAGIHLVFHLAKAGWLRWYDQLPATVIRPGKTPIALRVGFGDGSGFDLTEAGTKKSLACYAVRDPQDVPGIARLGPDPLDPTFTRDQFAQLLAGRRTQIKGVLRDQSIIAGIGNAYSDEILHAARMSPYALAASLDDGEVTHLYDAMRATLTDAVAAASGKPPADLKDAKRRGMAVHGRRGQACPVCGDEVRSVFFADNSLEYCPTCQTGGKLLADRRLSRLLK, from the coding sequence ATGCCCGAGATGCCGGAGGTGCAGGGGCTCGTCGACTTCCTCGCGGGGCGGGCGGCGGGCCTGGAGATCACGAAGGTCACCGTCGCCAGCATCGCCGTCCTGAAGACCTACGACCCGCCGATCGACGCGCTCACCGGCACCACCGGGGTCGGCGCGAGTCGGCGCGGCAAGTTCGTCGACCTGGCGACGTCGAGCCAGGGGGCGGATGCCGGCATCCACCTCGTCTTCCACCTCGCCAAGGCCGGCTGGCTGCGCTGGTACGACCAGCTTCCCGCCACGGTCATCCGCCCGGGCAAGACGCCGATCGCGCTGCGTGTCGGCTTCGGCGACGGCTCCGGATTCGACCTCACCGAGGCCGGGACGAAGAAGTCTCTGGCCTGCTACGCCGTGCGCGACCCGCAGGACGTGCCCGGCATCGCCCGGCTCGGCCCCGATCCGCTCGATCCGACCTTCACCCGCGACCAGTTCGCGCAGCTGCTCGCCGGCCGCCGCACGCAGATCAAGGGCGTCCTGCGCGACCAATCGATCATCGCGGGGATCGGCAACGCCTACTCCGACGAGATCCTGCATGCGGCGCGGATGTCGCCGTACGCGCTGGCGGCGAGTCTCGACGATGGCGAGGTGACCCACCTCTACGACGCCATGCGGGCGACGCTCACGGATGCCGTGGCCGCGGCATCTGGCAAGCCTCCGGCAGACCTCAAGGACGCCAAACGCCGCGGCATGGCGGTGCACGGCCGGCGCGGGCAGGCCTGCCCGGTGTGCGGGGACGAGGTGCGCAGCGTCTTCTTCGCCGACAATTCGCTGGAGTACTGCCCGACATGTCAGACCGGCGGGAAGCTCCTCGCCGACCGGCGGCTGAGCCGCCTGTTGAAGTAG
- a CDS encoding Fe-S protein — MEILRHAVLLVHLVGFAILFGAWVVEAVGQRRITRLQTLGMVIAAVAGLALAAPWGISYDLNYTKIGVKLVVLLIIGALLGIGSARQRKSGTVAPAIFWLIGILTLLNAALAVLWR; from the coding sequence ATGGAGATCCTGCGCCACGCCGTCCTGCTCGTCCACCTCGTCGGATTCGCGATCCTGTTCGGGGCGTGGGTCGTCGAAGCCGTCGGCCAGCGGCGCATCACGCGTCTGCAGACGCTGGGCATGGTCATCGCCGCCGTCGCGGGCCTCGCGCTGGCCGCGCCGTGGGGGATCTCGTACGACCTGAACTACACCAAGATCGGTGTGAAGCTCGTCGTGCTGCTCATCATCGGCGCCCTGCTCGGCATCGGCTCGGCACGTCAGCGCAAGAGCGGCACGGTGGCTCCCGCGATCTTCTGGCTCATCGGCATCCTGACCCTGCTGAACGCGGCACTCGCGGTGCTGTGGCGCTGA
- the ribD gene encoding bifunctional diaminohydroxyphosphoribosylaminopyrimidine deaminase/5-amino-6-(5-phosphoribosylamino)uracil reductase RibD — protein MAATDREAQAMRQALLLARRGPRGVNPQVGAVLLSPTGETLAEGWHRGAGTAHAEVDALTRLAEEKGADAAVGATAVVTLEPCNHTGRTGPCSEALIAAGVARVVYAVADPGALSAGGAERLRSAGVDVVGGVLAAEGEELLDSWLTVQRLGRPHVTVKWAQSLDGRAAASDGTSQWITGPDARADVHRRRSDADAIVVGTGTLLADDPALTARRPDGTLYEHQPRPVVIGTRATPQEARIRRHPLPFLQDEGDDLPDLLDRLRELGAHRVFVEGGPTLASSFVRAGLADELLVYLAPTLLGGPRLATGDLGVATITDQRRLTITTIERLGEDLLVVATPEGTP, from the coding sequence ATGGCCGCGACAGATCGCGAAGCGCAGGCGATGCGCCAGGCGCTGCTCCTCGCCCGTCGCGGCCCCCGCGGAGTCAATCCGCAGGTCGGCGCCGTCCTGCTGTCCCCCACCGGCGAGACCCTGGCCGAGGGCTGGCACCGCGGCGCCGGCACGGCGCACGCCGAGGTCGACGCGCTGACCCGGCTGGCCGAGGAGAAGGGGGCGGATGCCGCGGTCGGCGCGACCGCCGTGGTCACCCTCGAGCCATGCAACCACACGGGGCGCACGGGGCCGTGCAGCGAAGCGCTCATCGCCGCCGGCGTCGCGCGCGTCGTCTACGCCGTCGCCGATCCCGGCGCTCTGTCGGCGGGTGGCGCGGAGCGCTTGCGCAGCGCTGGCGTCGACGTCGTTGGCGGTGTCCTCGCTGCGGAGGGCGAGGAGCTGCTCGACTCGTGGCTCACCGTCCAGCGCCTCGGGCGCCCGCACGTCACCGTCAAGTGGGCGCAGTCACTCGACGGGCGCGCCGCGGCATCCGACGGCACCAGCCAGTGGATCACCGGACCGGACGCACGCGCCGACGTGCACCGCCGTCGCAGCGACGCCGACGCGATCGTCGTGGGCACCGGGACCCTCCTCGCCGACGACCCAGCGCTGACCGCGCGCCGGCCGGACGGGACGCTCTACGAGCACCAGCCGCGCCCGGTCGTCATCGGCACGCGGGCGACGCCGCAGGAAGCGCGGATCCGACGGCATCCGCTGCCGTTCCTGCAGGACGAGGGCGATGACCTGCCCGATCTGCTCGACCGACTGCGGGAGCTCGGCGCCCACCGCGTGTTCGTCGAAGGCGGACCGACCCTGGCGTCGTCGTTCGTCCGCGCCGGCCTCGCCGACGAACTGCTCGTCTACCTCGCGCCGACCCTGCTCGGCGGCCCGCGCCTGGCGACCGGCGACCTCGGCGTCGCGACGATCACCGACCAGCGGCGCCTGACCATCACCACGATCGAGCGACTGGGCGAGGATCTCCTCGTCGTCGCCACCCCGGAAGGGACACCCTGA